Proteins encoded together in one Carya illinoinensis cultivar Pawnee chromosome 3, C.illinoinensisPawnee_v1, whole genome shotgun sequence window:
- the LOC122303680 gene encoding uncharacterized protein LOC122303680 isoform X4: MGGSEATTVRLFCPLLAKTVPFVVWEEQRLDLGYIAWTFGLDPATLKLNSHFIGRGVDLIASSVTWNSLLSFFSARGFPTGKDDQDALVVDGKLVKVGTKRLHDPRDSVNGSCYVTEYEVDGSNRRPQPGDLNLVKNKRLKDISSGGKDLHGIGFKRKQLFEDVRLLKKLNISETYSV; encoded by the exons atGGGTGGCAGCGAAGCAACAACCGTAAGGCTTTTCTGCCCTTTGCTAGCCAAGACAGTCCCGTTCGTGGTGTGGGAAGAGCAGAGGCTGGACTTGGGATACATAGCCTGGACCTTTGGGCTCGACCCTGCAACCTTGAAGCTCAACAGTCACTTTATAGGCAGAGGGGTTGATCTTATCGCCTCCTCAGTCACCTGGAACTCCCTTCTGTCTTTCTTCTCTGCCAGAGGCTTTCCCACCGGGAAGGACGACCAAGACGCGCTTGTCGTTGATGGGAAGCTCGTCAAAGTTGGCACGAAGC GGCTTCATGACCCTCGAGATTCTGTTAATGGAAGTTGCTATGTAACAGAGTATGAAGTTGATGGTAGTAATAGAAGGCCACAACCTGGGGATCTCAACTTGGTAAAGAATAAAAGGTTGAAAGATATAAGCTCAG GAGGTAAAGATCTCCATGGCATTGGCTTCAAGAGAAAGCAGTTGTTTGAAGATG